The following coding sequences lie in one Lytechinus pictus isolate F3 Inbred unplaced genomic scaffold, Lp3.0 scaffold_20, whole genome shotgun sequence genomic window:
- the LOC129282987 gene encoding ras-related and estrogen-regulated growth inhibitor-like: MIYRHRGFFPEEIAPVDFEILDTAGQEDKTEEKMRWADAFIIMYSIADRCSFDEVMRLKFLCSRATSKRSYEPAILIVGNKRDLEYDRIVEFDEGEDLARSLGCAFLEVSVRESYDEVYGAFEKLMSEYRVRKRTGPSTMTQKFSLRKKNSVSKMDLDNCPPRPRERSTSFVTPMGLMNRKFEHSVMDNLSDNEAVE; this comes from the exons ATGATTTACAGACATCGAGGATTCTTCCCAGAGGAGATAGCACCTGTAGATTTTGAAATCTTGGACACAGCTGGTCAG GAAGACAAGACTGAAGAGAAGATGAGATGGGCCGATGCCTTTATAATCATGTACTCCATTGCAGACCGGTGTAGTTTCGATGAGGTCATGCGTCTTAAATTCCTCTGTTCAAGGGCGACGTCGAAACGATCCTACGAACCCGCCATCCTCATCGTTGGGAACAAGCGCGATCTCGAATACGACCGTATCGTTGAGTTCGATGAGGGAGAGGATCTCGCCCGGAGTCTCGGTTGTGCATTCCTTGAAGTATCAGTGCGTGAGTCTTACGACGAAGTCTACGGTGCCTTCGAAAAGCTCATGAGTGAGTACCGAGTACGGAAGCGTACCGGCCCATCGACGATGACGCAAAAGTTTTCTTTGCGGAAAAAGAACAGTGTTTCCAAGATGGACCTAGACAATTGCCCGCCTCGGCCGAGAGAACGGTCGACCAGTTTTGTGACTCCCATGGGATTAATGAATCGAAAATTTGAACATTCGGTAATGGATAATCTTTCTGATAACGAAGCGGTAGAATGA